TGGTCGTAACGGCCGATCAACCCGGTGATGGCATCACGCATGATGGGGGACGCTAGGGATCACTGGCTGGAAGGTAACACCACAAAGGCGGGCAGAACGCTTTCATCACCAGGGATCCAAGGAATTTGACAGAAACGGTTACCAAGCGCTGACCCGCGCCTCACCCAAAGACCTGACCAGGAGGGCGGCGGCGGCAAAAAGTGCGCGTTGATACAAAACCGTGTCAGATCGATGCCTACGGTTACGCGAGATACTCTCGGCTGCAGCCTCAACCATGGCTAAAACTGCTCAGGACGTCCTCCGTCAGATCAAGGACGAAGGGATCGAGCTGATCGACCTCAAATTTTCCGATCTGCACGGCAAGTGGCAACACCTCACCGTGTGCTCGGACATGGTCGATGAGGATGCCTTTCGGGAAGGCCTGGCCTTTGATGGATCCTCCATACGCGGCTGGAAAGCGATCAACGCTTCCGACATGTCCATGGTTCCAGACCCCGCCACGGCATGGGTGGATCCGTTTTATCGCCATAAGACCCTCAGCCTGATCTGCTCGATTCAGGACCCAAGAACGGGTGACCCTTATGAGCGTTGTCCCCGTGCATTGGCACAGAAAGCGTTGGCTTATCTCTCCAATACAGGGCTGGCAGACAAGGCATTTTTTGGTCCAGAGCCTGAATTTTTCCTCTTCGATGACGTTCGCTACAACTCAAGCGAAGGTGGGTGCTTCTACAGCGTCGACACCATTGAGGCTGGCTGGAACTCCGGACGGGTGGAAGAAGGCGGGAACCTCGCCTACAAAATCCAAACGAAGGAAGGTTATTTTCCTGTAGCACCAAACGACACAGCGCAAGATATCCGCTCTGAGATGTTGTTAATGATGGCCCAATTGGGGATCCCAATTGAGAAGCATCACCATGAAGTTGCTGGTGCCGGTCAGCACGAATTGGGAATGAAGTTCGACGAACTCATTCAAGCTGCCGACAACGTGATGACCTACAAGTACGTCGTCCGCAACGTGGCCAAGAAGTACGGCAAAACAGCAACCTTCATGCCGAAGCCTGTCTTTAATGACAACGGCACAGGCATGCACGTGCACCAGAGCCTGTGGAAGGGTGGTCAGCCCTTGTTCTTCGGGGAAGGCACCTACGCCAACTTGTCTCAAACAGCCCGTTGGTACATCGGCGGAATCTTGAAGCATGCTCCAAGCTTCCTGGCCTTCACCAATCCCACCACCAATAGCTACAAGCGACTCGTCCCAGGATTTGAAGCACCGGTCAATTTGGTGTATTCAGAGGGCAATCGATCTGCCGCCGTTCGAATCCCCCTCACCGGCCCGAGTCCAAAGGCCAAGCGCTTGGAATTCAGATCCGGGGATGCGTTAGCCAATCCCTATTTGGCCTTTGCCGCCATGATGATGGCTGGTATCGATGGCATTAAGAACCAGATTGATCCTGGTGATGGCTTCGATGGTGACCTGTTTGAACTTCCCGCAGAGCAGCTCAAGGACATCGCAACCGTTCCTGCCTCTCTGAACGGAGCTTTAGAAGCTTTGAACGCTGATCATCACTACTTGTTAGAGGGTGGTGTTTTCACCAAAGACTTCATCGACAACTGGATCAACATGAAGTACGAAGAAGTGCAGCAGCTGCGTCAGCGGCCCCATCCCCACGAATTCACCATGTACTACGACGCCTGATCGAAACGGTTCCGTAGCACTCAGGCCTCAAACAAGCCTCCTAATGATCCTCCTAATGGGGATCATTTTTTATGGGCACAGATCGGATTAAAGCTGTCAAGCCTACTGCGAAATTAATGAGAAAAAGGAATAGAAGTAACAGACCCTACAGTGATGAATGCCCTGCACACCTTGCTATTCATTTGAATCGCAATGTTGATTCAAGACATGATCCATGGCTCAACCCTCCAATGGATTCAGCCTGATCGTTCATACCTGCGTGGAGTCCTGAAGCAAAATCTGAAGCTTCTCCAGAATGTTGTCTCGCACTTCCGGATCTCCCACCAAACTCAATTCTCCAGTGAGAGGCCACCAGTTCAGCTTGAGATTGCTGACGCCGTCGTCAAAGAGAGCAAGCTCATAGGCACCTTTATGTTGCCAATGACATGGAACGCCCAATTGCGCGACCAACGCCTGCAACTCCTCCAAAGTCCCTTGAAAATCCATCGAAAACATAAACCAGAATTCTAATATCTTTACCGTGAATAGAAAATTTGTAGCCAAAGCGACAATTCTGTAGAGGTTATTAACAAATAATATTAGTGTCAACAGTCCAACGTCACTTGTGATGCTCGGAGTTGAGTCACTTCAGGTCCTATCCATGCCCACTCTGTTGTACTTGCGTGTCAATAATCCCTCTCGAAAACGAGCTTTCCTCTCTCTTCTCCCTCTTTGAAGTAAACGGCGATGGAGCTATCACTCCCACCGAGGTGAATCAAGTGCTCACCTCAATGGCGGGAATCATCGCTGAACAGGAAGCCAAGGCCCTTCGCCAGTTCATGGATAGCCCAAGTGACGTCAGCCGAGAAGACTTTCTGAGCTGGGCAAGCAAGCAGCCTGGGCTGGGCTGGGAACCCATCAGTTGTTGAGAGATCTGTTTCAGCTTGTCGATACAGATGGGAGCGGCTGGCTCAGTCACGACGAGCTTTCGTTGATAGTGTCTCTGCTGGGCACACCAGAAGCATCCATCGATTCCCAGGAGTTGCTGGAGAGGCTTGATCGCGATGGGAACGGACGGATCCGCGTTGATGAGTTTTTAACCCTGCTGGAAGACCACAACCGCCTCAATTGCTCCCTTGCAGACCTCAAACGCTTAAAGAAAAGCCTGGTGCAGATCAGCAGCACGGCTGGGCTGAGTGGAGTCAGTCTTGTGGAGGTGGACTGTGACCTGGGAGCGGGGAAACCCGGCGCAGGTTCAGGCATTGAAATGTTCAAAAGTGCTGTCAAACACCAGCAAGATCTCCAAAAAATGAGCGCAGGCTTGATCGCCGAGATTCGAGAGGGAAAAACACCATCGGCCCATGCCGCTACCACAGGAAAAAGCACCACACCCCACGCTCGTCACATCAAAACCATCGCTGGCGTGATGCAGGACGCAGCGAATTTGGTATGCAGCACGCTTCAGCAGCAGAGCTCCCCAATCGTCCTTGCGGGAGACCACTCCACCGCCGCCTCAACCATTGCAGGGATCCGTCGTGCCCATCCACAGTCGCGGCTTGGGGTGATCTGGATCGATGCCCACGCTGATATTCATTCCCCCTTCACGACCCCTTCGGGGAATATGCATGGGATGCCCTTGGCGATCGCCTGCGGGCACGACAATCTTTCAGAGGCGATCAATGATCCAGAGCCTGTCACCCGACAACTCTGGAAGGATCTGCAGCAACTGCACGGTTTCGAATCTGCAGCGATCGACTTCCGTGATCTGATTTATGTCGGCGTCAGAGACACCGAGGCCGCTGAGGATGTCACCTTGGCCAGCCACTCCATACCAGTGATCAGCACCGAGCAGGTCAGACGTAAGGGAGCCATTCAAGCTGCCAATCACTGCCTCTCCTGCCTCTCCCACCTCGCCGACGTGGACCTGATTGATGTGACCTTCGATGTGGATGCGATGGACTCAACCATCTGCAAAGGCACAGGCACCCCCGTTCCTGGGGGGCTCTGGGCGCACGAGGCCATTCTCCTGCTCCGCCCGCTTCTCTCCGATCCCAGGGTCTGCTGCTGGGAAATTTGTGAAATCAATCCCTACCTCGATGAACTGAACACCCTGGCGGAACTCTCTTTGGGAATCTTCCGGGCTGGGCTTGAGGTTCTTGGAGAGCGGTTCAGCTCACCCTCTTCATCCTCATCCCATGCAAGCTGACGCCCCTTCGGTGTACGAGCTTCTGCAAGCTCTCCTACCGCCGCCGCCCGCGCCTTTAGGACGAAAGGGGTTATTTGCTGAACAGCATTTCCGGGCGGGGCCCTGGGAAAGCGGTCTACGCAGCTTTTCCCAAGTGATTTTTATCAACCATCCCCTCAGTGGTGGCCTGCTGCTGCTGGCCTTTCTGATCCAGTCACCTTGGATGGCTCTCTTGGCTGTCTTGGGGATGGCTGCAGCAAACGCCGTTTCCAAGCTGCTGAATCTTGGCCAAAGCCTGCGCGATCAGGGAATCCACGGCTTCAACGGTGCCCTTGTGGGATGCGCCGCGGCAGTTGTAGCTGACTCCAGATCCGTGGTAGATACCGGGCTGATCGCAGTGTTCGTAGCGTTCGGAGGCGGACTCACAACGCTGATACTCGAACTGTGGCGACGCCTCTTTCATCTCCGCGGAGACCCGCCGGCGCTCACCCTGCCGTTCTGCCTGATCACCTGGGGACTGGTGGCCTTGGTGAGCCCTCAAATGCCAGACAGCATCGAGACGGTGAAAGCGGCGGCTTCGCCTGGCTCAGTTCAGGCATTGGCTTTCGGCCTTCCCCACAGCTTCGGACAGGTGTTTCTCTGTTCCGACCTGGTCAGCGGATGGCTCGTTCTCCTGGCAGTTGCGGTCGCAAGCCCCATCGCCGCCGCGCTCGGAGCGTGTGGCGCCCTGATGGGAATGATCACCGCCTTGGCAAGCGGAGCTGACAGCGCTGCTGTAGCCCAGGGGTTATGGGGTTACAACGGCGTTTTGGTGGCGATCGCCCTTGGCGGAATCTTCCACGTGCCCGGACGCAGAACCCTGGTCATGGCTCTCATCGGAGCCGGGTTTGCCAGCCTTGTACAGGGTCTACAGGGGAGGTTGATGGGCAGCCTGCCAGCGCTCACTCTGAGCTTCGTGCTCACAACCTGGATGCTGCAGCGTCTGGCTGGCCGAACCCTGCCGGCACTGATTCCTGTGGCCCTGCATGCCGTTGTTAGCCCTGAGGAACACCGCAAACGGTTTCTGGTGGCGAGTGAATTGTTAGGAAGCTTCCGCCGCAACTTGCGACAGAGGCTGGACGGCATGGCCCCCAACGCTGGGGGGGAACAGACTCAAAGCGAGCTGAACAGCGAGATACAAGCTCTTTTTGATGAGCTCGACCTGAACCGTGATGGCCAGCTCAGCCTTGAGGAGCTACGCCATGCGCTGTTGTCAGGCGGGACGAGCAAGCAAAGCCATCAGCGCCGAACCTCATCCCTCAACGATCAACTAACGGCAACGATGGCGTCGATGGATCTCAACGGTGATGGCCACATCGACTCCGCTGAATTCAGCCAGCTCATCCAACGCTTGCAACGACTCCGGCAGGGAGAAGAACGGCTGCTGCTGTACTTAATGCCCGTTGATGCCAATGGCAATGATCGTCTCGATCAAGAGGAATTAACGCGTCTCCTGCAAAGCATCGGCCAACCACCCCTAAGCGCCGGGGAACAAGCGTTGGTGTTCCCAAACCAGCAGAAAAGTCTTAGCTGGCACGATTTCGTGGATCGCTTGTTGTTGAGCTAAGCAATGGTGACAATAAAACAACTCCACAAAAATCCTGATAGCAGCCTAGTGATTAACTGAGCTTTCAATGAGAAGACTCACCAATCGTTCGCTTGCTGTTTAGATAATCTCAGACATCAACATGATTTGGGTTATTGTGATTGCAATAAAATAATGGCAAAGGCCATAGGGACATCCTCCATTCACCAGCCCATGAAACCCCTGGTCCCAATCTCCGCCACGTCACTGTTCTTGTTCACGGCACTCTGCTGGGCTCCTCCATCAGCACAAGCACAATGGCAAGGCGTCAATGAAAAAAAGTGGGCAGAATTGATCGAATCCGACATCCAAAAGGGAGCATCGGCAGAAACAATTTGCACAAATTCCACGAATTTTGCGACAACATCCACTGAAGATTCCTTTAAAAAT
This portion of the Synechococcus sp. ROS8604 genome encodes:
- the glnA gene encoding type I glutamate--ammonia ligase, with the protein product MAKTAQDVLRQIKDEGIELIDLKFSDLHGKWQHLTVCSDMVDEDAFREGLAFDGSSIRGWKAINASDMSMVPDPATAWVDPFYRHKTLSLICSIQDPRTGDPYERCPRALAQKALAYLSNTGLADKAFFGPEPEFFLFDDVRYNSSEGGCFYSVDTIEAGWNSGRVEEGGNLAYKIQTKEGYFPVAPNDTAQDIRSEMLLMMAQLGIPIEKHHHEVAGAGQHELGMKFDELIQAADNVMTYKYVVRNVAKKYGKTATFMPKPVFNDNGTGMHVHQSLWKGGQPLFFGEGTYANLSQTARWYIGGILKHAPSFLAFTNPTTNSYKRLVPGFEAPVNLVYSEGNRSAAVRIPLTGPSPKAKRLEFRSGDALANPYLAFAAMMMAGIDGIKNQIDPGDGFDGDLFELPAEQLKDIATVPASLNGALEALNADHHYLLEGGVFTKDFIDNWINMKYEEVQQLRQRPHPHEFTMYYDA
- a CDS encoding arginase family protein is translated as MRDLFQLVDTDGSGWLSHDELSLIVSLLGTPEASIDSQELLERLDRDGNGRIRVDEFLTLLEDHNRLNCSLADLKRLKKSLVQISSTAGLSGVSLVEVDCDLGAGKPGAGSGIEMFKSAVKHQQDLQKMSAGLIAEIREGKTPSAHAATTGKSTTPHARHIKTIAGVMQDAANLVCSTLQQQSSPIVLAGDHSTAASTIAGIRRAHPQSRLGVIWIDAHADIHSPFTTPSGNMHGMPLAIACGHDNLSEAINDPEPVTRQLWKDLQQLHGFESAAIDFRDLIYVGVRDTEAAEDVTLASHSIPVISTEQVRRKGAIQAANHCLSCLSHLADVDLIDVTFDVDAMDSTICKGTGTPVPGGLWAHEAILLLRPLLSDPRVCCWEICEINPYLDELNTLAELSLGIFRAGLEVLGERFSSPSSSSSHAS
- a CDS encoding urea transporter; this encodes MQADAPSVYELLQALLPPPPAPLGRKGLFAEQHFRAGPWESGLRSFSQVIFINHPLSGGLLLLAFLIQSPWMALLAVLGMAAANAVSKLLNLGQSLRDQGIHGFNGALVGCAAAVVADSRSVVDTGLIAVFVAFGGGLTTLILELWRRLFHLRGDPPALTLPFCLITWGLVALVSPQMPDSIETVKAAASPGSVQALAFGLPHSFGQVFLCSDLVSGWLVLLAVAVASPIAAALGACGALMGMITALASGADSAAVAQGLWGYNGVLVAIALGGIFHVPGRRTLVMALIGAGFASLVQGLQGRLMGSLPALTLSFVLTTWMLQRLAGRTLPALIPVALHAVVSPEEHRKRFLVASELLGSFRRNLRQRLDGMAPNAGGEQTQSELNSEIQALFDELDLNRDGQLSLEELRHALLSGGTSKQSHQRRTSSLNDQLTATMASMDLNGDGHIDSAEFSQLIQRLQRLRQGEERLLLYLMPVDANGNDRLDQEELTRLLQSIGQPPLSAGEQALVFPNQQKSLSWHDFVDRLLLS